The DNA region GTGCCGCATGGTAAAGCGAGGTACTTTGCCCAAGCGAACGCTCATGACGCAGGATACGCAGCGTGCTCAGGCCGCTGTTTTTGAGCTGCCGCAATTCGTGCAAGGTGGCATCGGTACTGCCATCGTCCACGACGATGATTTCGTACGCCTCGTCGGCCAAGGCCGTGCGCACTTCTTCAATCAAGGGCTTAAGGTTGTTCGCTTCGTTTTTTGCCGGAATCAGTACAGATACAAAAATTTCATGACTCATAGGGTCCCCCCTTTAATCCTTGGTTTCTTATTATCAAGGGCGAACATTTCATCGCTGATAAAAGTGGCGATACCATTTCACAAATTCCGCTACACCCGCTTCCACCGTCACCTGAGGGTGGAAGTCGACCCATTGGGTCAATGCCGACACGTCAGCCCAGGTCTTGACCACATCGCCAGGCTGCAGTGGTAGAAAGTTACGCTGCGCCTTGATCCCCAGCGCCGATTCCAGACAATCGACGAACTCTAGCAGAGCTACCGGCATGCCACGCCCGATGTTGAAAATCCGGTTAACGCCGTCGCCCTCCCCGTCCGGGATCGGCGGCCGTGGGCGCAGACGGGCGATGCTTTCGACAATGTCGTCGATGTAAGTGAAGTCGCGCGCCATCTGGCCGTGGTTATAGATATCGATCGGCAGGCCGTTGAGGATCGCTTCGGTGAACTTGAACAGCGCCATGTCGGGGCGCCCCCAAGGTCCGTAAACGGTAAAAAAGCGTAGGCCGCTGGCCTTCAGACCATACAAATGACAGTAGCTGTGAGCCATCAACTCATTGGCACGTTTGCTGGCCGCGTACAGTGAAATGGGGTGATCGACAGCGTCTTCGACACTGAACGGCATTTTGCTGTTGGTACCGTACACCGAGCTGCTTGATGCATAGATCAGGTGCTCGGGGCGATAGTGACGGCACGCTTCCAGCACATTCAGAAAACCCACCAGGTTCGATTGCGCGTAGACGTCCGGGTTGTCCAGTGAATAGCGAACACCCGCCTGGGCCGCCAGGTGCACAACGTCGGTAAAACGATGTTCTTTGAACAACGTCATCAATGCCGGTTTGTCGACGATATCCAGGGTCTGAAAACGAAAGCCTGGCAAGGACGCAAGCTCGTTGAGCCGTGCGCGTTTAAGCTCAACGCTGTAATAGTCGTTGAGGTTGTCGATACCTATGACTTCAAGACCTTCCAGGCACAAACGCTTAACAGTGTGATACCCGATGAAACCGGCAGCGCCAGTGACCAGAACGGTCATAGGGAGTACGCGCCGGTCAGCGCACTGTTTTTGGCCAATACCCACGTCAGCTTCATGCTTTGCTCCATAGTCCAGTCAATAAGGCTTGTATCGTCGATGGGAGAACTGCCAGATGCCCACAATGAATCCCGCCAGTTCTCGGCCATGCATACGTTGCTCGTCGGATTGTAAAAATAGCGTTAATTATTCATTTAGGTTTTGTGATGATTGCCAAGAAGGCGTGACGAATTCAGTTGCCATTGACACACGTCAATCTAAAGTGCATGCCAGCAGGAGAAAAAATCGCCCCCGGGAAGGATAAAGAACCATGAGTACTGAGCAAGAAACAACGTTCGACGAGCCGCGGCTTAACAGCACGGAAATCCGCATACTGGGCTCGTTGATCGAAAAACAGGCCACCAGCCCGGAAACCTATCCGCTGACCCTCAATGCGTTGGTGATTGCCTGCAACCAGAAAACCAGCCGCGAGCCGGTGATGAACCTTACCCAGGGTCAGGTCGGCCAAAGCCTGCGCGCCCTCGAAGGACGTGGTTTCACCAAACTGGTGATGGGCACCCGTGCGGACCGTTGGGAGCATAAGGTCGACAAGGCCCTGGAATTAGTGCCCGCCCAGGTGATTTTGACAGGGCTGTTGTTCCTGCGCGGCCCACAAACGGTCAATGAACTGCTGACTCGCAGCGGCCGCATGCATGACTTCGAAGATGCCGAACAGGTGGTGCATCAACTGGAACGGCTGATTGCTCGCGATCTGGCACTGCTGATTCCGCGCCAGGCTGGGCAGCGGGAAGACCGCTACATGCACGCCTTGGGGGACCCGGCGGACATCGAAACGATCCTGGCGGCACGGCAGAACCCGACCGAGCGTGGCGCGGGTGGTGGCGTATCGGTTGAGCGGATCGAAGAGCTTGAGGCGCGAATTGCGGCGCTGGAAGAGCGTCTGGCCCGCCTCGAATAACCCGGTGCAACGCACATATTAATGTGGAAGCGAGCTTGCTCCCACATTAGGTTTGCGGTGCTTCTACTCGCCGTCCCAATAATCCACGCCGTCGGCCGGCCTGGCGACGGCGACGAAGCCCGAGGCATTGCCCTCGGCGTCGACCTTGAAGTCGTCCATCACCGCATACTTGCCGGAATCCGGGTACTCGCAAATTTCGGGTGATTGTTGGGTGCTGACCGCCAGGTAGCGCAGCTCAGCGTTGCTGGTGTTGATGATCTGGTGCGCGGTTTCAGGACCGCCCGGCGGGCAGGCAATGACATCACCGGCGCGAACGGGAAAGCGCTCGGCGCCCAAGCGAACCTCCCCTTCCCCGGCCACGATGTAAAACATCTCCTCGTTGACCCGATGACTGTGAAACGGGCTGCCACGCATCCCCGGTTCCAGCACGTACAGGCGATAACCCAGCTTCTGCGCGCCAAGTTGCTGGCCGATGCGCGCCTGCCGTTGCTGATAGCGGTCGGCGGTGTCTCCCGTCGGGGCAAACGCTTCGGGCAGCGGTTCAAGTTCGGCCTGATCCAGATTAAGAATGGCAGGATGCATGAGTCACCTCAGTCACGGTTTGCTTGCTGGGCACCAGGAGAGCCAACGCCACTTCGGGCAAATTCCACGGCTTTGTGAAACTGCTCATCGGTCGGCCGCACGCCGGTGTACAGCACGAACTGCTCCAGCGCCTGGATCGCGATCACTTCCAGCCCGGTGATCACTCGCTTGCCTTCAGCACGAGCGCGCACAATCAACGGTGTTTCCGAGGGGACTGCCACTACATCGAAGACAATCTCGGCAGCAGCGATGGTTTCAACATCGAACGCCAGCTGATCGGCCTCGGGGCCGGACATGCCAATCGGTGTGACGTTGATCAGCATCTGCGGCCGCTCCGAACCCAGCTCCACTTGCCATCGATAGCCCAGCGATTCGGCCAACGCACATCCGGCACGCTCGTTGCGGGCTACGATCAGGCCATTTTTGTAGCCACCATCGCGCAAGGCACTGGCCACAGCCTTGGCCATGCCGCCGCTGCCGCGCAGGGCAAAGGTCAATTGCTTCGGCACCTGGTGGGTTTCAAGCAACTGGGCGATCGCGATGTAATCGGTGTTGTAAGCCTTGAGATGGCCGTTAGTGTTGACGATGGTGTTGATCGATTGAATGGCCGCAGCGGAGGGATCCAGTTCATCGACCAGCGCAATGCAGGGCTCCTTGAACGGCATCGACACGCCGCAACCACGAATCCCCAAGGCGCGAATGCCACCAACGGCGCCTGGCAGATCCTGACTGCTGAAGGCTTTGTAGTAAAAATTCAGGTCCAGTTGCTCATACAGATGATTGTGAAACCGCAAACCGAAGTTCCCGGGACGTGCGGAAAGCGACATGCACAGCTGGGTGTCTCTGTCGGGGTTCATCTGCATGAAAAATCTCCTTGAATAGCACTTTCAGATGGACGGGATTAGCCAATCCATCGGGTCTGATCGATCATAACGGCGTGTCTGCACGCGGCCCCACTGAACCGTAAAGAAACTAGTACAGACCTTACACAAAATTTACCCAACGGCTGTGCTGATTTTGAAAAAAACGCTGTCTTAGAAGTATCCCCGCGACAATCCTTGGGTCTATTGCAGACTCAAGCGCCGGGGCGAAGAACCGAGGAACTATCATGATCCGTAAAATCCCCACAGTAGCCTTGCTGATCGGTGCTTTTGCTATCGCCGGGCAGGCAGAGGCTGGCGGCGGTCACGGCGGTCACGGTTGGGAAGGGCCGGCGGTATTTGGCGCGATCGTTGGCACGGCCATCGTCGGTTCGGCCATCATCAACAGCAACCGCCCGGTCTATGTACAGCAACCGGTTTACGCTGAGCCACAACCGGTTTACAACGGCCCGCCACCGGTTTATTACCAGCCGGCACCGGTCTACGTGCAACAACCGGTCTATTACGGCCCGCCGCCGGTTTACTACGGCCCGCCACGTGGTTACTACGGTCCACCGCGCGGGTACTACGGCCCTCCCCACGGTTATGGCCGCTGGTAACGGAATCATCAGGCCCCGCCTCAACAGCGGGGCCTTTTTTGTGACCGTCCGTCGGCAGAGGTCTGGATAAATCTCGCCAAGGTCGCTGTCGGGACAGTCTTTGCGGTTCAAGTTGGCAAGATTGACTCGCCACCCTTCCCCCGCTTTGGGGAAAACGGTCATATTTATGTCATGTCAGGTCCGCAATCTTGGATCTGTCCGTTAACAACAGGTTGATAAAAACAAGGACGACCTCATGCCCACGCAAAACCCGCACCGCATTGTCGGCTTGTGCACTTCCAGCAAGGTGTACAACGCACTGACCGAACTCAAGCACCTGGAAGGCCATCGCAGCGCCAAGTTTCTTTCGCTGCTGGCAGAAAACCTGGTGCGAAAAGGCCTGCTCAACGAGCAGGAAGTGGTTCATATGCTGGACCTGGTGGTCGACTGAACCGATGACTCATTGGCATCAATGACGACTATCGAAAGCGTTGATTGTCCGTTCAGGCGTCAGGTCCGTAAGGTAGCTCCATTGATTGATGGAGGTACTTATGTCCCAGGTTCAGATCATGTCCGTTATCGGCAGCGCCGTTCCCGCACCGCTCAGAGAGCTAGGATTGCTCGCCTGTTGGTACCTGGTGCAGGACGGCGAACCGATCAGCGGTCCGCTCACCTCGCTGCCGGCTGCCCAGGCACTGTCGCAACGCATCCGCCAAGTCCAAATCAGCGCTTAAGGCAGCTGCACCCGCGGCTTGGTTTCAATGAAGATGGCCCAGCTCGACATAAACAGCGCAGCGATCAGCGGCCCGATCACAAAGCCATTGAGGCCGAAGACCGCCAGACCGCCAAGGGTCGAGATAAGGATCAGATAGTCCGGCATCTTTGTATCCTTGCCCACCAGGATCGGTCGCAGCACGTTATCCACCAGGCCGATCACAAAAACCCCGTACAGCCCCAGCACCACGCCCTGCCAGATCGCTCCGGCGAATAGGAAAAACGCCGCCACCGGCGCCCAGACGATCCCTGCCCCCACCGCTGGCAACAGCGACAGAAACGCCATCAGCACCGCCCAGAGCAGCGCGCTCGGAATATCCAGAAACCAGAAAATCAAACCGCCCAATGCACCCTGCGTGATCGCCACCACCAGGTTGCCCTTCACCGTCGCCCGCACTACGCGATTGAACTTGAGTTGCAAACGACGTTTCTGGTGCTCCTGCAGCGGCACTGCAGCGCGAACTTTGCGGGCCAGTTCGGCGCCGTCCCGCAGAAAGAAGAACAGCAGGTAAAGCATGATGAAAAAGCTCACCAAAAAATCGAAAGTGCCCTGACCGACACTGAAAACCTGCGTGGCGACAAACTCATTGCCTGTCACTGCACTCTTGATGATTTTCTCCCGCAGCCCGTCCAACTCGCCAACCCCGGCCCGATCGAGCAAGTGCTGGAAGTACGGCGGCAGGCTGTGTTTGAAATGCGTCACATACCCGGCGATGTCCAGTTCGCCGCTTTCGATGCTCTTGTACACCGCGGCCCCTTCTTGAACCAGCAAGATACTGAGGACAATCACCGGCAGAATCGCGATCACCAGGCAGATGCTCAGGGTGAGCAGCGACGTCAGATTGCGCTCCCAGCCGAACTTCAGTTGCAGTCGTCGCTGCAGGGGCGCGAAGAGGATGCCGAGGATCACCGCCCAGAACACTGCACCGTAAAACGGCAGCAAAATCCAGATAAACGCGGCGGTGACCAGCCCTAGCAAGATCACCAGTGATTTGTTTTGTACTGTCTCTTCGTTCATGTCCGATCCATGTCAGTCCGCAAGGACACAATGTCGCGTCCTGATGCTTAGTCCGCCACGGTTCGCGCGAGTGCCATCCGTTTGTTCATCAAGCATAGATCCAGATCAATGAACCCCGCGGGCAAGCCGCTTACTCTCGGCGGCTTTTGTGACCGACTCTGCCATGACTCTCCTGCCTCCAGAACTGCTCGCCCCCGCCGGCACCCTGAAAAACATGCGATATGCCTTCGCCTACGGCGCCGATGCGGTGTACGCCGGTCAGCCGCGCTACAGCCTGCGGGTGCGCAACAACGAATTCGATCACGCCAATCTGGCCCTCGGCATCCACGAGGCCCAGGCTCAAGGCAAGCGCTTCTATGTGGTGGTGAACATCGCCCCGCACAACGCCAAACTGAAAACCTTCCTCAAAGACCTGGCGCCGGTGATTGCCATGGCGCCGGACGCGCTGATCATGTCCGATCCAGGCCTGATCATGCTGGTCCACCGACATTATCCGCAGATGCCGATTCACCTTTCGGTACAGGCCAACACGGTGAACTGGGCCAGTGTCGAGTTCTGGCAGCAACAAGGCTTGAGCCGGATCATCCTGTCACGGGAACTGTCCCTGGAAGAAATCGCCGAAATCCGCGAGCAGGTCCCGGCGATGGAACTGGAAGTGTTCGTCCACGGTGCCTTGTGCATGGCCTATTCCGGTCGCTGCCTGTTGTCGGGTTACATGAACAAGCGCGACGCCAATCAGGGCAGTTGCACCAATGCCTGTCGCTGGAAGTACTCGGCGCAGCAGGCCACGGAAAACCAGCTCGGCGAAATCGTTCAAACCTTCCAGCCCGAACCGACCCTGGGCATCGGCGCCCCGACCGATCAGGTGTTCCTGTTGCAGGAAGCCAATCGGCCCGACGAATTGATGCCGGCCTTCGAAGACGAGCACGGCACTTACATCATGAACGCCAAGGACCTGCGCGCGGTGCAGCATGTCGAGCGCCTGACGCAGATGGGCGTGCACTCACTGAAAATCGAGGGCCGGACCAAATCCCACTTTTATTGCGCGCGGACCACTCAGGTTTACCGTCGGGCGATCGACGACGCGGTGGCCGGTCGCGAGTTCGACCGCAACCTGATGACGGACCTGGAATCCCTCGCCCAGCGCGGCTACACCGAAGGTTTTCTGCGGCGGCATGTGCATGACGAATACCAGAACTACCAGCACGGCAGTTCGGTGTCGGAGCGGCAGCAGTTTGTCGGCGAGCTGACCGGCGAGCGGCGTGACCGGATGGCGGAGGTCAAGGTGAAGAATCGATTTGGTCTGGGCGACCACCTGGAACTGATGACGCCCAAGGGCAACTTCCAATTCGATTTGCATGATCTGCAAAACATCAAAGGCGAGCCGGTCGAGGTGGCGCCGGGGGATGGGCATACGGTGTATCTGCCGATTCCGGATGCGGTGGATTTGCAGTTTGGGTTGTTGATGCGCGATGTCAGCGTCGCATGATCAACAAGAACGCACACAATCCCTGTGGGAGCGGCGGTGCGGCGATCCGACTTGCTCGCGAATGCGGTGTGTCAGGCAACTCAGATGTTGAATGTGAGTCCGTCTTCGCGAGCAAGTCGGATCGCCGCACCGCCGCTCCCACAGGAACTCAGGCGAACTCTTGACGCAACATCCCCACAAACGCCTCCCGCGCCGGGTGAACCCCGGCGTTTTCATGCCAATAAAACAGGTTGTCGATGGCGGTCAATTCGGGGAACTCATAGCCCACGCAACCGGCGCCTTTGGCGTACTGATCAAACACGCCTTTAGGCACCAGCGCGACACCCGCCCCGGCACTGACGCAGCCGACAATCGCCCCGTAACTGGCCAGGCTGACAATCGGCAATGCATGCCCCTGCCGCAGCAACCAATGCTCCAGCGCCGCCCGGTAGGGACAACCCTGAGGCCACATGAATACGGTCTTGTCCTGCAAATCCGCGATGTCACGCACCGGCCTCAGGGACGTCGAGGCAATCAGCAGTAGCTCCTCACGGTACATCGGCGTGCGTTTGAGGTGTGCGCGCTCGACATCCACCGCGACGATCGCGCCGTCGAGCCGGTGGCTGAGTGTGTCGTCGAGCAATTGGCCCCAGGTGCCGGTGGTCAGTTCCAGTGCCACCGCCGGGAAACGTTTGTGGAATTTCGCCAGCAAACGCGGCAATCGACCGGTCGCCGACGACTCGATGGCGCCAATGCGCAACGGCCCGGACGGCTTGGCCGAAGGGTCCACCGCGCGCTTGGCTTCCGCCGTAAGGGCGAGAATTTTCGCGGCATAAGCCAGAAAGGTCTGCCCCGCCGGGCTGATTCGCAGCCCTCGGCCCTCGCGCAGAAACAGCGCGACACCCAGCTCCGCTTCCAGGGACTTGATCCGTGCCGTGATGTTCGACGGCACGCAATGCAACAACTCGGCCGCCCGGGCGATACTGCCGACTTCGGCGACGGTCTTGAACATGCGTATCTGTGCCAGCTCCATACATCACCCAAAGTGAAGAGTTGACGCACTATAAGTCAGTTGTGGAGAACAGTCAGGCTTCTGATACTGGATGCATCCGCCTACAGGTGCCCGATCATGAAGCCACTCACGCCCTCCCCCGGTTCTCCCGTCAAAATCTTCCTGGCCATGGCATTTGTGGTCGGCTGCTGGGGTTACTCACCGACCGGCATTCACATCGGTTTGCAGGCCTATGAGCCTGGTCATCTGGCCTTGCTGCGGTTTCTGCTGGCGTCAGCATTCATGGCGGTGGTCGCAGTGTTCCGAGGCATCAGCCTGCCGAACAGGCGTGACCTGCCGCTGCTGTTCGCGCTCGGTTTCTTTGCCGTGAGCCTGCACCATGTCGCGCTCAACTTCGGCCAGCAAAGTGTCAGCGCCGGCGCCTCCAGTGTGTTGGCGCAATCGACGCCGTTGTTCAGCACGTTGCTGGCGCGTTTCGTCTTCAAGGACCGGGTGAGCGCGTGGCGCTGGGGCTGCGTTTTACTGGGATTGATCGGCGTGGTGATTGTGGTGGCCGGGGATCAAGGACTGGGGAGCATCGACGCCCATGGATGGCTGATTGTGTTGGCGGCGGTTTCGTGGAGTTTTTACTTTGCCTTGCAGAAGCATCATTCGCGGCGCTACGACGGGCTGACGCTGGTGTGTTACACGGTTTGGTTCGGGACGCTTTTGCTGTTGGTTTATCTTCCGGGGCTGGTGAGCCAGGTCATCACCGCTCCGGTTGAAGTGCAGCTTGCGGTCATCGGGTTGGGCATTTTTCCAAGTGCCCTTGCGTATCTCGCCTGGGCGTATGTGCTGACTCATGTGGATTTGAGCCGTGCAACGATGACGCTGTATCTGATTCCACCGACCGCCATGGCGATTGCCGCTTTTGCGCTGGGCGAGCGGCCGACGTTGATGATCGTTGCGGGAGCACTGGTGGTGCTGGTCAGTGTGCTGGCATTGAACCTGGAGCGGCGGGTGGTGGTTCCGGTGGCCAGCATCTGATCGCTGATTTGTGGTGAGGCGTCAGGCGCCTTCGTCGGAACGCCGCCCGGAGCAAGCCCGCTCCCACACTGATCACATGAACACTGGAAATCAAATGTGGGAGCGGGCTTGCTCGCGAAGAACGATGACTGGGTTAGCCTGCTTCACAAAAAATCCGGCGCACTGACCGGGTTCTGTTCTGGGCCGTACTCGATGGAAGCAGGGCCGCGGATGAGGTGCTATCGAGTAGACAAACGGTAGTCAGCGATCGGCCGAAAACCGGTCGCGGCTGTTGGTCAGGTGCAGCCACATCGCCGCCCGCGCCGCGTCCGGATCCTGGCGTTTGATCGCATTGAGAATCGCCTCGTGCTCAAGGTTGGCCAGTTGCCCGAGCTTGCTCAAGTCCACTGCGCCGCGCTCGGCGGCATTGACGCGGGTGCGCGGGATCATGGCGCTGCCCAGATGCTGCATGATTTCGGTGAAGCACACGTTGCCGGTGGCTTCGGCGATCAGCAAGTGGAAGCGCTTGTCGGCTTCGACGCAGCTGTCGTTGTTGGCCAGCAGGCTTTGATAGTCGTCCAGCGCTTCGCGCATCTGCGCCAATTGATTGTCCGTGCGACGGGTTGCCGCCAAAGCGGCGGCCTGGGTTTCCAGACCCATGCGCAACTCCAGAATGCTGCGCACCCCCAGCGCGGTATCGACGTTCAACCGCAGCCCCTGCTCCGGTGCTCGCTCGATAACAAAGGTGCCGATGCCGTGGCGGGTTTCCACGAGACCTGACGCCTGCAACTTCGAGATCGCCTCGCGCACCACCGTGCGACTGACCCCGTGCTCCTGAACAATCGTGTTCTCCGACGGCAGCTTGTCCCCGGGCAGCATCTGGCCAAGCAAGATGCTCTGGGTCAGTTTGGCGACCAGGTCATGGGCCAGGTTGTGGGTGCGCTTGCGGGCAGGCGCGTCGAGGTCTTCTTGCATGGCGATCATCCGAAAGCAGGGCTACCGGAATCGTAGCACTGCGTTCGACGGGAATCTCAGGAAAACGTCAATCAACTTGTATGACAACACTCAACAAACAGGGTATTAGAGCCCATCATCAAGGTCATGCATCACCGCAAAAGAATAATAAATACTCTACAAAGCGCCATTTTGTTGGACAACCGCTCTTGCGGGATGAAAAAACGTAGTTGTATGATGTCTATCAACATCGCGATACCCAGTCACACCCCGCATAAAAATAATCAGTGGGAGATAACGCAGTGAATACATCCATATCCGGGATGAACGATGGCGCCGATTCGGTCCTGAAGTCCGCCATCTCGAAAGTGAAACGCCATGTTCTGCCGCTGTTCGTGATCATGTTCATCGTCAACTACATTGACCGCGTGAACATCGGCTTCGTCCGCGCCCACATGGAACATGACCTGGGCATCGGCGCTGCCGCCTACGGCCTTGGCGCCGGGCTGTTCTTCATCGGTTACGCGCTATTTGAAGTCCCCTCCAACATCCTCCTGCAAAAAGTCGGCGCGCGAATCTGGCTGACCCGCATCATGCTGACCTGGGGCCTGGTCGCCGCTTGCATGGCGTTCATCCAGAACGAAACCCACTTCTACATCTTGCGATTTCTGCTGGGCGTGGCCGAAGCCGGGTTCTTCCCCGGAGTGATTTACTACTTCACCCGCTGGTTACCTGGCGTTGAGCGCGGCAAGGCGATTGCCATCTTCCTCAGCGGTTCGGCGATTGCTTCGCTGATCTCCGGCCCGCTGTCCGGGTTACTGCTGCAAATCAGCGGTTTCGGGATGCACGGCTGGCAGTGGATGTACTTCATTGAAGGGATGTTCTCGGTCGGGCTGTGCGTGTTCGTCTGGTTCTGGCTGGACTCCAAACCCCACGACGCCAAATGGCTAAGCCGTGAAGAACAGGACGCGCTGGTCAAGGCCATCGACGACGAACAACTGGCCCGCGAAGCCGCGACGCCGATCAAACCGTCACTGGGCACGCTGCTCAAGGATCGCCAGATCATCCTGTTTTGCCTGATCTACTTCTTCATCCAATTGACCATCTACGCCGCGACCTTCTGGCTGCCGAGCATCATCAAAAAGATGGGCGACCTGAGCGATATTCAGGTCGGGTTGTTCAACTCGATTCCATGGTTGCTGTCGATCGTCGGCATGTACGCCTTCGCTTCGCTGTCGGCCAAATGGAAGCATCAACAAGCGTGGGTCGCCGCGGCCCTGCTGATCGCGGCGGCCGGGATGTTCATGTCCACCACCGGCGGGCCGATCTTCGCCTTCGTTGCGATCTGCTTTGCTGCGTTGGGTTTCAAATCGGCGTCGTCGCTGTTCTGGCCGATTCCACAGGCCTATCTGGATGCGCGGATCGCTGCCGGCGTGATCGCGCTGATCAACTCGGTGGGCAACCTCGGTGGCTTCGTCGCGCCGACGACGTTCGGCCTGCTGGAAGAACGAACCGGCTCGATTCAGGGCGGGCTGTACGGCCTGGCCGCGACCTCGATCATTGCCGCGATCATCGTCTTCGCCGCACGCAATAAACCGAAATCCGCACCTGCCATTGCATCGGCCAAACAAGCGCCCAACCTCGCCTGAACATCTGTTTTGAAGGACATAACAATGAACACACAAGAAACCGCCAAAGCCCCGATCATCACCAGCATGCAGGTTGTTCCGGTGGCCGGCCACGACGGCATGTTGCTCAACCTGAGCGGCGCCCACGGGCCGTTTTTCACCCGCAACATCGTGATCCTCAAGGACAACGCCGGTCACACCGGCGTCGGTGAAGTACCGGGCGGCGAGCGCATTCGCCAGACCCTGGAAGATGCGCGCAGCCTGGTGGTCGGCAGTCCGATCGGCACCTACCAGAAGATCCTCAATCAAGTGCGCCAGACCTTCGCCGATCGCGATGCCGGCGGTCGCGGGTTACAAACGTTCGATTTGCGCATCACCATCCACGCCGTCACCGGCCTTGAAGCTGCCCTGCTCGATCTGCTCGGCCAGCACCTGGACGTGCCGGTCGCGGCCTTGCTCGGTGAAGGTCAGCAGCGCGATGAAGTGAAGATGCTCGGTTACCTGTTTTACGTCGGTGATCGCAACGAAACCGACCTGGCCTACCGCAGCGAGCCGGACGCCGACAACGACTGGTTCCGCGTGCGTCACGAAAAA from Pseudomonas sp. ACM7 includes:
- a CDS encoding shikimate 5-dehydrogenase, giving the protein MQMNPDRDTQLCMSLSARPGNFGLRFHNHLYEQLDLNFYYKAFSSQDLPGAVGGIRALGIRGCGVSMPFKEPCIALVDELDPSAAAIQSINTIVNTNGHLKAYNTDYIAIAQLLETHQVPKQLTFALRGSGGMAKAVASALRDGGYKNGLIVARNERAGCALAESLGYRWQVELGSERPQMLINVTPIGMSGPEADQLAFDVETIAAAEIVFDVVAVPSETPLIVRARAEGKRVITGLEVIAIQALEQFVLYTGVRPTDEQFHKAVEFARSGVGSPGAQQANRD
- a CDS encoding AI-2E family transporter, producing MNEETVQNKSLVILLGLVTAAFIWILLPFYGAVFWAVILGILFAPLQRRLQLKFGWERNLTSLLTLSICLVIAILPVIVLSILLVQEGAAVYKSIESGELDIAGYVTHFKHSLPPYFQHLLDRAGVGELDGLREKIIKSAVTGNEFVATQVFSVGQGTFDFLVSFFIMLYLLFFFLRDGAELARKVRAAVPLQEHQKRRLQLKFNRVVRATVKGNLVVAITQGALGGLIFWFLDIPSALLWAVLMAFLSLLPAVGAGIVWAPVAAFFLFAGAIWQGVVLGLYGVFVIGLVDNVLRPILVGKDTKMPDYLILISTLGGLAVFGLNGFVIGPLIAALFMSSWAIFIETKPRVQLP
- the yegQ gene encoding tRNA 5-hydroxyuridine modification protein YegQ; translation: MTLLPPELLAPAGTLKNMRYAFAYGADAVYAGQPRYSLRVRNNEFDHANLALGIHEAQAQGKRFYVVVNIAPHNAKLKTFLKDLAPVIAMAPDALIMSDPGLIMLVHRHYPQMPIHLSVQANTVNWASVEFWQQQGLSRIILSRELSLEEIAEIREQVPAMELEVFVHGALCMAYSGRCLLSGYMNKRDANQGSCTNACRWKYSAQQATENQLGEIVQTFQPEPTLGIGAPTDQVFLLQEANRPDELMPAFEDEHGTYIMNAKDLRAVQHVERLTQMGVHSLKIEGRTKSHFYCARTTQVYRRAIDDAVAGREFDRNLMTDLESLAQRGYTEGFLRRHVHDEYQNYQHGSSVSERQQFVGELTGERRDRMAEVKVKNRFGLGDHLELMTPKGNFQFDLHDLQNIKGEPVEVAPGDGHTVYLPIPDAVDLQFGLLMRDVSVA
- a CDS encoding cupin domain-containing protein, with amino-acid sequence MHPAILNLDQAELEPLPEAFAPTGDTADRYQQRQARIGQQLGAQKLGYRLYVLEPGMRGSPFHSHRVNEEMFYIVAGEGEVRLGAERFPVRAGDVIACPPGGPETAHQIINTSNAELRYLAVSTQQSPEICEYPDSGKYAVMDDFKVDAEGNASGFVAVARPADGVDYWDGE
- a CDS encoding DMT family transporter produces the protein MKPLTPSPGSPVKIFLAMAFVVGCWGYSPTGIHIGLQAYEPGHLALLRFLLASAFMAVVAVFRGISLPNRRDLPLLFALGFFAVSLHHVALNFGQQSVSAGASSVLAQSTPLFSTLLARFVFKDRVSAWRWGCVLLGLIGVVIVVAGDQGLGSIDAHGWLIVLAAVSWSFYFALQKHHSRRYDGLTLVCYTVWFGTLLLLVYLPGLVSQVITAPVEVQLAVIGLGIFPSALAYLAWAYVLTHVDLSRATMTLYLIPPTAMAIAAFALGERPTLMIVAGALVVLVSVLALNLERRVVVPVASI
- a CDS encoding YceH family protein, translated to MSTEQETTFDEPRLNSTEIRILGSLIEKQATSPETYPLTLNALVIACNQKTSREPVMNLTQGQVGQSLRALEGRGFTKLVMGTRADRWEHKVDKALELVPAQVILTGLLFLRGPQTVNELLTRSGRMHDFEDAEQVVHQLERLIARDLALLIPRQAGQREDRYMHALGDPADIETILAARQNPTERGAGGGVSVERIEELEARIAALEERLARLE
- a CDS encoding LysR substrate-binding domain-containing protein: MELAQIRMFKTVAEVGSIARAAELLHCVPSNITARIKSLEAELGVALFLREGRGLRISPAGQTFLAYAAKILALTAEAKRAVDPSAKPSGPLRIGAIESSATGRLPRLLAKFHKRFPAVALELTTGTWGQLLDDTLSHRLDGAIVAVDVERAHLKRTPMYREELLLIASTSLRPVRDIADLQDKTVFMWPQGCPYRAALEHWLLRQGHALPIVSLASYGAIVGCVSAGAGVALVPKGVFDQYAKGAGCVGYEFPELTAIDNLFYWHENAGVHPAREAFVGMLRQEFA
- a CDS encoding NAD-dependent epimerase, whose product is MTVLVTGAAGFIGYHTVKRLCLEGLEVIGIDNLNDYYSVELKRARLNELASLPGFRFQTLDIVDKPALMTLFKEHRFTDVVHLAAQAGVRYSLDNPDVYAQSNLVGFLNVLEACRHYRPEHLIYASSSSVYGTNSKMPFSVEDAVDHPISLYAASKRANELMAHSYCHLYGLKASGLRFFTVYGPWGRPDMALFKFTEAILNGLPIDIYNHGQMARDFTYIDDIVESIARLRPRPPIPDGEGDGVNRIFNIGRGMPVALLEFVDCLESALGIKAQRNFLPLQPGDVVKTWADVSALTQWVDFHPQVTVEAGVAEFVKWYRHFYQR
- a CDS encoding FadR/GntR family transcriptional regulator, with the translated sequence MQEDLDAPARKRTHNLAHDLVAKLTQSILLGQMLPGDKLPSENTIVQEHGVSRTVVREAISKLQASGLVETRHGIGTFVIERAPEQGLRLNVDTALGVRSILELRMGLETQAAALAATRRTDNQLAQMREALDDYQSLLANNDSCVEADKRFHLLIAEATGNVCFTEIMQHLGSAMIPRTRVNAAERGAVDLSKLGQLANLEHEAILNAIKRQDPDAARAAMWLHLTNSRDRFSADR